The following DNA comes from Legionella sp. PATHC032.
CGAATGAACGTGAAAAATTAATTTTTGAAGCAGTAACGAATTGGTCTAAGCGAGATTATGCCAATGCCATTAGTTTGTTAGTAACTCTGCTTGAAAGGTATCCCAGAGATACTCTGGCACTTAAATTTGTGGAATGGCTTTTTTATTGTACAGGACAGGCTTTTAATGCCGAGTATTTTCTTAAAGTATGTGATAGGTGCGCTCCCGAGAATCAGGATGAGTCACATTTTTTAGCGATACATTCCTTTGCTTTGGAGTTATGCGGACAATATTCTAAAGCCAGGGAAATGGCTGAAGAGGCTATCATAATGAATTTGCTCACTCCTTGGGCACATCATACCCTGGCTCATGTGTATTTATTAACAAGTGATATTACTGGTGGTATCAATAGACTTCGAGATTTACAAAAAACCTGGGAGGACATTTTACCTTTGTTGAAAGGTCATAACACCTGGCATTTAGCGCTATTTTATTTGGCAAATCGTAATGAAGAGGAAGTTAAAAAGTTATATCCCCATATTTCAGGGGCATTGCCTGATACTGTGCTTGAGCAGTTGGATACTATTTCCCTTTTATGGCGCATGGATATGGCAGGTTTACCCCAAGACAGATTATTAAATCAGGTTGTGGACCATTTAAGTACCCATCCATTGGAATATTATACCGGGTTTACGAGTGCTCATTTTATTTATTGTCTGGTGAGATCGGGTTATAAAAACGAAGCGGATGAGTCGTTGAAAAGAATGAAGTCTTACGCCTGTTCACCTTCTTCTGATGCTCTATGGGGCGATGTCGTTTTACCTTTATGTCAGGGTATTTATGCCTTCGCCGATGCCGATTACAAGACTGCCTTGAAGTTGATGGAGCCAGTGATTGGCGAGTGTGCACAATTAGGCGGAAGCGATGCACAGATAGAGCTTTTTTTCCAGACTTATTTGTTGGTGTTGATACACACTAATCAAAAGGACAAAGCGTTACAATTTTTTACTGAACATTTAAAGTATTACAATAATACGCCATTGAGTGACTGGTGGTTCCAATCGGCTAATAAGACTTAGAGGTATAGCACTTGGAATGATGAAGTAAAATACATTGGTCAGCCAATGCATCTATTCATTTAGCCTGCATACAGGTTGGTCTGTGAACTTTACCTGATGCAGGTAGTTTGATTTCTGCCATTCCGCATTCGTCTGTTCTAAAAAAAGTGATATCTAATGTTTTCATGCTTTGCAAAGTTTTAGAATGCGGAAATTTGAAGCGATTATCAAATCCCAAAGATGCAATGGCATAAAGCGGACTTACTTCCAGCAAAAATCGATAGGATGAAGACGTTTTACTCCCATGATGAGGCACAACTAAAATTTCGGATGCCAGCTGACTGCCGTAGTTTCTTATCAGGTACTCTTCAGCCGCTTTTTCAATATCTCCTGTTAATAAAACCCTGCCAGTCGAATTACTTACCTGTAAGATACAAGAGTTATTATTTTTTTTAGTGAAAGATTCCCGGATAGGTAAAAAACGAAAAATCACCCCATCCCATTGCCATTGTGGGTATGAATGACAACTACTTCCACGTTTATAAAAATAGGGATCATTCACTATTAATTGATTGACTTGCATCTCTTTTTCAAGAGAATTTAATCCGCCCTTATGATCTTTATCGGGATGACTTATTACTATTTTGTCAATTGTCTTTATTCCAATTGACCTGAAAAAGGGTATTATCGCCATTTGCCCTAAATCACTCCCCTGAAAATAGGAATCTCCCGTATCGTAGAGTAAAACATGATGTTGTGTTTGTATCGCAACAGCCAGCCCTTGCCCAACATCCAAAATATTAATTAATGCCTCACCCGGATAAATTGCAGTACGAGGCGGAAATAAGGGAATGATAATCCAAAGGATAGCCAAGTGTCTGAATGGCTTGACAGGTAATAATACCCTTAAAAACAGTCCTGCAGTCATAGCGAGCATCATTGTTACCGAGGTGATGGACCAGGTGATATTGATCACTGCTATTTGCTCAACATACGTTAGCCCTTGCAGTAACAAGGCAACAAGCCATGCCAATGGTTTCATTAATATCCATGACCAATCAAATGGGCTCATAATCATAGTCATTAAAGCCAAGGGTACTATCAGAAAGCTGACTAAAGGTATGGCGAATAAATTGGCAAGAATTCCATTAATAGAGCCATAGGAGTACCAATGGAGAGTTAAAGGCATCAATCCAATGAGGCAGCTTAATTGTAATGCTAGTGTTTTTTTATAATTTTTCAGTGGCCAACGTTGGTGAGTCAATAAAAGACAGGCCACAGCAAGAAATGAAAAATAAAACCCTTGCAGGAATACGGCATGGGGTTCAATACACAAGACTAAGAATAAGGCATATCTCCATATTTGCCATGGCGTAAAGCGTTGTTTTCCAATCGCGTATATTGTGTAAAGTAGACAACCAATTAAAGCACGCTGTACAGGAGGTTCAAACCCGGCTAAAAAAGCATAGGGCAAGGCGGCCAGTAATCCACCGATACTCGCTATGGTATTGGCCGATAAGAGCAAACAGCAACGATAGCTCATTGACCAAATCCATCTTATCACTATAAAGAAAATGCCAGAGACCAGAGCGATGTGCTCTCCTGAAATCCCGAATAAATGTACCGTTCCTGTTCTTCGGAACAAATTCCAATGTTCTGAACTGATATGGTGAGTTACATTTAACGTCAATGCTTCGATAATGCCTGCTGTTTCCATATCAGGTGACAGTTTGGTCAGAGCATCACCTATTTTTTCACGTAGTGTTAACCAACTGAAAGAGGGGGGGTGATTGCTAATTAGTTTATTATTCCCATAACGAATATAACCAGTCCAATGGATATGACGAGCTGCCAGGTAGTGTACATAATTAAAACCTCCTGGGTTGCGGAAATTACGAGGTTTTTTTAGTTTCACTGAAAGTTGCCATCGCTGACCAGCGCGTAAGACAGGTGGTTTGTTATACCAGTTTAATTGGATCAAGCCTTGAGCAGGGTTATTATTAATTTTTTCAATTGCAAAATGGAATTGAGTTTTGTTAGGACGTTGCATGGGGATAGAAGCAATTGTTCCTTCCAATTGGGCTTGAATGATTACTTGCGTATCAGGCATGCCCTTGGGTAATACAATCCACTGGTGAATCAGGGCAAAGCCGCACCCGGCGAGGAAGAACAGGACAATTGGATATCTTGGTGTGATATAAAAGAGTAAAGGAATCGCAATAGTTAGATAAATATTATAGGTATAGACATAAAGTACGCCTATTAAAAAGCAAAAAATTTCCATTTCAAATTAAGTTGGACTTTCCCTTACTGGCCAATCTACTCGAATTAAATCCTCTGTGTAAAGGATTTTTTACAGCATTAACTGGGATTCCAGCATTCTGGTTGCGCATTAGCAGAGGAATCTACTGCTGTTTTTACATTGGCCTGATTAATTGACATGCTGGCACACTCAGTATCTTTGGCTTGGGTTCCGACAGGGGTTGCGGTTAAGGTATACGTTGTGGCTGTCAGGTTTGAAATATTGATAGTATAGTACCCGTTCGGCGTTGTTTGAGGAAATGCTGGTAAGGCGCCACATGCTGCAGCATAGGAAAAATTCTGTGAATAGCAGCGTTCTAAAATGATTTGATCTTGCGTCAATGTGGCGTGAGCATCGGCACGGCGGGATTTTTGGATATATTGTAAATAGGATGGATAGGCAATTGAAACCAGAATTCCCACAATGACCATGCTGATCAGAACTTCAACCAGGGTAAACGCTGATTGTCTCATATAGTTATTCTTCATAAAATGTTCATTGCTGCGCATTTGGGTATCCTCTATTGAATTTGCCACCAGCCTATTTTTCTTGGTGTAATGTTAGGGGCGATAACAGTGGTTTGTGTTCCATCCGATTGGGTGATCAGAATGACCAGGTTGTTATCTTTGTTAGGCCCAAGCACAGTTGGTGAGTTGGCATAACTGTTGGACAAACCAATTCCAACTGGGTAGGCTCCATTATACTGATCGGCTATATCGAAGCCTCCATCGCCGGAAATATCAAATCGTGCATATTGGAAAGCTCCACCATTTAAGAAATTCAGTTCCAGCAGCATGGATGTGAATCCAAGACCGCACGAATTAAGAGGGGGAGTGTTTATTGTTGCAATAAATGCTCCGTTAATTAGTTCAGGTGTTGTGATTAGTCTTTGTCCTACTATAGGCAGATCGGCAAACCATCCCACTTTGTTGCTCCAGTTGATGGTATTGGCCGTGGCAGTGATAATGTTTGTAGATAAACCGGATGTCGCTGAGTTAACCAAGGTCAAAGTTTGTTGTTGCAGATTGGCACGAACATAAGGCACGGATGAAAGCGGCTTGTCCCATACTCCATAAATGGTTTGTCTTTGGGTAGTCACTAAATCGGCTGTTGTTAGAAGTTGCCCGGTACCAAACACAACAAAAAGGCCTGGATTGCGAGGATAATTAGGGTTTAATGTTACTAAAGGAGGTGTAGTGATAGGCTGTGGTGTTCCTGCAGAATCTCTTGCCTGGAATAATACGCGGGCACTCCAACTGGCAGGATCAGCGGAAGAAACATCTATTGCCCATAAATTGCCTTGTAAATCCCCGGCATATACTACAGTAATAGGATCAGCTTGCAGTCCGTCTTTTTGCCCCAAAGCGACTGTCGATAATCCTTGGGGTAAATTGACATTACAAGCTGAAGGCACAGCAGCACAAAGATCTATTTTTCTTAGTAGTGTACCTGTTTGAGGGTCGACAGCATAAAATACAGATGTGTTGTTTGTACTGTTGTATCCATTGCCAAAAAAGACGGCAAAATTTAATGAAGATGGACTTCCTGATCTGATTTGACCTATTTGAGGTTTGCTGTAAGTTAACCCCAAATCCATATCCGTAAATTCCCATAGCACGGCATTGGCCACTCCTGGTTCAGAACTCAGGTTTGTCGGATTAGTGATATCCAGGGCAAAAATGCTTTTACCACCTGCATTTTCACCTCCTACCAGAATGGTATGCCAGGAACCATCTGAAAATTGTACATCAGCGCTTTCAGGAGATCCGTTGACAAAGAATAAATGATTTTGATTGTACAGGGGAGAGGTGAGTTGATGAAGATTATTAAATACTGCATTGGGAATAAACGCAAAAAACTCTTCTCCGGTGGTCGCATTAAAGGCGTGAAGCATTCCGTCATTTGCCCCAACGTATAACATGGGCTGTCGATTGGCATTGGCTTTTGCAAAGCTGGTGTAACTGGTTGTTAAGTAAGGGGATCGTGGCGGGCCAACATAAATTACCTGGCTATCGATAATGTCTCCCAATACATGCGAGCGATCACGGAATGTTCCTCCGTTTCTTTTTTCCAGGGCAGCATTGCCACGTAGGTATTCTAATCGTTTTTCTCCTAATAAATCACTTGGTTGTAATTGTGCTTGTTGTGCTGCATTAATATTGGCCCAGCGAAACGGTATTCCATCTGCGGCTATGGGATCCCAAGTGGCTATCTTTCGATTGTTTGACCATCCGGTTCCTGATACTAAGGAATCAAGTGCCGATTGAGCTGACCATTGTATAGAATTGGTTGGTTCTCCGGTATTCTCATCGAGTTCTATGGCTGTCAAATTACCTGTCCAATCCTGATAAGGGGTGTCTCTGGTTATAAAGTTGGCTTGATATTCCACAGTACTGCTGTCAATACGAGTTGAGCTGATG
Coding sequences within:
- a CDS encoding type IV pilin protein, which translates into the protein MRSNEHFMKNNYMRQSAFTLVEVLISMVIVGILVSIAYPSYLQYIQKSRRADAHATLTQDQIILERCYSQNFSYAAACGALPAFPQTTPNGYYTINISNLTATTYTLTATPVGTQAKDTECASMSINQANVKTAVDSSANAQPECWNPS
- a CDS encoding DNA internalization-related competence protein ComEC/Rec2 translates to MEIFCFLIGVLYVYTYNIYLTIAIPLLFYITPRYPIVLFFLAGCGFALIHQWIVLPKGMPDTQVIIQAQLEGTIASIPMQRPNKTQFHFAIEKINNNPAQGLIQLNWYNKPPVLRAGQRWQLSVKLKKPRNFRNPGGFNYVHYLAARHIHWTGYIRYGNNKLISNHPPSFSWLTLREKIGDALTKLSPDMETAGIIEALTLNVTHHISSEHWNLFRRTGTVHLFGISGEHIALVSGIFFIVIRWIWSMSYRCCLLLSANTIASIGGLLAALPYAFLAGFEPPVQRALIGCLLYTIYAIGKQRFTPWQIWRYALFLVLCIEPHAVFLQGFYFSFLAVACLLLTHQRWPLKNYKKTLALQLSCLIGLMPLTLHWYSYGSINGILANLFAIPLVSFLIVPLALMTMIMSPFDWSWILMKPLAWLVALLLQGLTYVEQIAVINITWSITSVTMMLAMTAGLFLRVLLPVKPFRHLAILWIIIPLFPPRTAIYPGEALINILDVGQGLAVAIQTQHHVLLYDTGDSYFQGSDLGQMAIIPFFRSIGIKTIDKIVISHPDKDHKGGLNSLEKEMQVNQLIVNDPYFYKRGSSCHSYPQWQWDGVIFRFLPIRESFTKKNNNSCILQVSNSTGRVLLTGDIEKAAEEYLIRNYGSQLASEILVVPHHGSKTSSSYRFLLEVSPLYAIASLGFDNRFKFPHSKTLQSMKTLDITFFRTDECGMAEIKLPASGKVHRPTCMQAK
- a CDS encoding tetratricopeptide repeat protein is translated as MHTQRGLEVTTGSIEAVDSINYFHEQVLSSGQNAIQILDSAKKYTDNLLIQTYAAAFYLYAQEDVANEQASNYLQAASRLLTSANEREKLIFEAVTNWSKRDYANAISLLVTLLERYPRDTLALKFVEWLFYCTGQAFNAEYFLKVCDRCAPENQDESHFLAIHSFALELCGQYSKAREMAEEAIIMNLLTPWAHHTLAHVYLLTSDITGGINRLRDLQKTWEDILPLLKGHNTWHLALFYLANRNEEEVKKLYPHISGALPDTVLEQLDTISLLWRMDMAGLPQDRLLNQVVDHLSTHPLEYYTGFTSAHFIYCLVRSGYKNEADESLKRMKSYACSPSSDALWGDVVLPLCQGIYAFADADYKTALKLMEPVIGECAQLGGSDAQIELFFQTYLLVLIHTNQKDKALQFFTEHLKYYNNTPLSDWWFQSANKT
- a CDS encoding pilus assembly protein: MDALKFWNLIRKGIQKAIKILPRTFIAILLSASVSLYAVPLTIPQIPLIIASPIHPQVLILIGNSQSMDGNLSGAIMTGSGSLSTGLSSLYNSSSPVNYTVPAGFTPPVQGPDVNGLAPYTVIQSGNKVDNSASRLNVAKAGVKAIIENYMPTTDFALGTYSTSNISSYNTWVYYMSPPGSNFVFTNTPVAGNRYVINPCYNYGSASSTVSSNCSSIGNLYGTTLVSSSQYLQIGGSSDDPTINDVLYAGSGFPGVFVSFNGPSPATPYPPNFSLGNYNNGNVLLSYSSTRPSIGSFATGPTNAGFVPFSQQVMYVQRGFGYYSNQSFNTGNMRVNMTTAGTNPTTTSVTNAINAFLPHLKPETNSTATTEIKAAAVQSPLAGLLTRSRSFMKTVGTTSGNCPQKQYIILISDGLPTQDLQSRYWPPLGSAAATGYGVTATFNADGSLNSTNSQALSDVINEIKALKNDGVLTFIIGMGAGVDPAVNPEAAATLRAMAVAGGTENYYPATSPQALVNSLNSILSNIQNGSFSTSAAAISSTRIDSSTVEYQANFITRDTPYQDWTGNLTAIELDENTGEPTNSIQWSAQSALDSLVSGTGWSNNRKIATWDPIAADGIPFRWANINAAQQAQLQPSDLLGEKRLEYLRGNAALEKRNGGTFRDRSHVLGDIIDSQVIYVGPPRSPYLTTSYTSFAKANANRQPMLYVGANDGMLHAFNATTGEEFFAFIPNAVFNNLHQLTSPLYNQNHLFFVNGSPESADVQFSDGSWHTILVGGENAGGKSIFALDITNPTNLSSEPGVANAVLWEFTDMDLGLTYSKPQIGQIRSGSPSSLNFAVFFGNGYNSTNNTSVFYAVDPQTGTLLRKIDLCAAVPSACNVNLPQGLSTVALGQKDGLQADPITVVYAGDLQGNLWAIDVSSADPASWSARVLFQARDSAGTPQPITTPPLVTLNPNYPRNPGLFVVFGTGQLLTTADLVTTQRQTIYGVWDKPLSSVPYVRANLQQQTLTLVNSATSGLSTNIITATANTINWSNKVGWFADLPIVGQRLITTPELINGAFIATINTPPLNSCGLGFTSMLLELNFLNGGAFQYARFDISGDGGFDIADQYNGAYPVGIGLSNSYANSPTVLGPNKDNNLVILITQSDGTQTTVIAPNITPRKIGWWQIQ